A genomic region of Thunnus albacares chromosome 4, fThuAlb1.1, whole genome shotgun sequence contains the following coding sequences:
- the bicd2 gene encoding protein bicaudal D homolog 2 encodes MSMEEQEYPEAVLVTEAGPQWLQAEVERLTRELRETTHEKIQAAEYGLAVLEEKQQLKQRFDELETEYETVRQELDQLKEAFGQAYSTHRKVAADGESREESLILESASKEALYQRKVLELQNELRQAKASITSAQAENDRLSSIALEMRENSDLAELQRSQLRDDIREYKVRETRLLQDYSELEEENISLQKQVSVLRQNQVEFEGLKHEIRRLEEDSQCLNSQLEEAMRLREIAERQLTEALETIKTEREQKAALRKELSHYMTIGGSVYNSSLNISIDNLKLNDDPSAVTEPDNDDLIRGFENGLIKTGEGDEDNRAAVNKRGEPIKPAPSLVDDLLSELNISEIQKLKQQLVQVEREKVALINSLQESQKQLEQAYGTVSEQKETVNKLTENLSAMRKLQASKERHSALDSEKDRDSHDDGDYYELDINGPEILKCKYTVAVSEAGELRQELKTLKAQYEECRTQYEDERARLESEVQDLRSRLASLEKISQTDKAEVARLEKELRLVTEAAGESLGSLNVAQDELIAFSEELANLYNHVCMCNNETPNRVMLDYYKEGKAIIRRGQEGGKEHHSSVLLTNGLITETDPAKSNSSSTTVAPAPAPEHRPEPMNIYNLVAIIRDQIRHLQQAVDRTTELSRQRLANLELSTVADKDKEACMAEILKLKSLLSTKREQIATLRAVLKANKQTAEIALANLKSKYDSEKVMVTETMMKLRNELKALKEDAATFSSLRAMFATRCDEYVTQLDDMQRQLAAAEDEKKTLNSLLRMAIQQKLALTQRLEDLEFDHEQARRNSATAVGAKGKKKGKGASSSHH; translated from the exons ATGTCTATGGAGGAGCAGGAATATCCCGAGGCGGTATTGGTGACAGAGGCCGGGCCGCAATGGCTCCAAGCCGAGGTCGAGCGTCTCACTCGGGAGCTGCGAGAAACGACCCATGAAAAGATCCAGGCGGCTGAGTACGGGCTGGCGGTGCTGGAGGAGAAACAACAGCTCAAGCAGCGATTTGATGAGTTGGAGACAGAGTATGAGACGGTCAGACAGGAGCTGGATCAGCTGAAGGAG GCCTTTGGGCAAGCTTACTCAACCCACAGGAAGGTGGCAGCAGATGGGGAAAGCAGGGAAGAATCGCTGATCCTGGAGTCCGCCAGTAAGGAGGCTCTCTATCAGCGGAAGGTCCTAGAGTTGCAGAATGAGCTTCGACAGGCCAAAGCCTCCATCACCAGCGCACAAGCTGAAAACGATCGTCTGTCATCCATCGCCCTGGAAATGAGAGAG AATTCAGACCTGGCGGAGCTGCAGCGCAGTCAGCTGCGCGATGACATCAGAGAGTACAAGGTGCGGGAGACTCGTCTGCTGCAGGACTACAGTGAGCTGGAAGAGGAGAACATCTCTCTTCAGAAACAAGTGTCTGTGCTGAGGCAGAACCAG GTGGAATTTGAAGGCCTAAAGCATGAGATCCGCCGTCTGGAGGAGGACTCCCAGTGCCTCAACAGCCAGCTGGAGGAAGCCATGCGCCTCAGAGAGATCGCTGAGCGACAGCTAACGGAGGCCTTAGAGACGATTAAAACGGAGCGTGAGCAGAAGGCCGCCCTGCGCAAAGAGCTCTCACATTACATGACCATCGGCGGCTCCGTGTACAATAGCTCTTTAAATATCTCCATCGACAACCTAAAACTCAACGACGACCCTTCCGCCGTTACGGAGCCTGACAACGACGACCTGATCCGAGGCTTCGAGAACGGCTTGATCAAGACGGGCGAAGGTGACGAAGACAACCGAGCTGCTGTGAACAAGAGAGGAGAGCCCATCAAACCGGCTCCTAGCCTGGTGGACGACCTGCTGAGTGAGCTCAACATCTCGGAGATCCAGAAACTTAAACAGCAGCTTGTACAG GTGGAGCGAGAGAAAGTGGCCCTTATCAACTCTTTGCAGGAGAGCCAGAAGCAGCTGGAGCAGGCCTACGGGACTGTCTCTGAGCAAAAGGAAACTGTCAACAAACTCACTGAGAATCTCAGTGCAATGAGGAAACTCCAGGCCAGTAAGGAGCGCCATTCTGCCCTCGACAgtgaaaaagacagagacagccATGATGACGGAGACTACTACGAACTGGACATCAACGGACCTGAGATCCTTAAGTGTAAATACACTGTGGCGGTTTCGGAAGCTGGAGAGTTGAGGCAGGAGCTGAAGACGCTGAAGGCACAGTACGAGGAATGTCGGACACAGTACGAAGATGAGCGAGCGCGACTGGAGAGCGAGGTCCAGGACTTAAGGTCAAGGTTAGCATCCCTGGAGAAGATTAGCCAAACAGATAAAGCGGAGGTGGCTCGTCTGGAGAAGGAACTCCGTCTGGTTACAGAGGCTGCAGGAGAGTCACTCGGCAGCCTTAATGTGGCGCAGGATGAGCTCATAGCTTTCAGTGAGGAGCTAGCCAATCTCTACAaccatgtatgtatgtgcaaCAATGAGACTCCCAACCGTGTCATGCTCGACTACTACAAGGAAGGCAAGGCCATAATAAGGAGGGGGcaagaaggagggaaggagcaCCACTCCTCCGTACTTCTCACTAATGGACTGATCACTGAGACTGACCCTGCAAAGTCAAACTCCAGTAGCACCACAGTCGCCCCGGCTCCAGCCCCAGAGCACCGCCCAGAACCCATGAACATCTATAACCTCGTAGCCATCATCCGAGACCAGATCCGCCACTTGCAGCAGGCAGTGGACCGCACCACGGAGCTGTCACGCCAGAGACTTGCCAATCTGGAGCTGAGCACAGTggcagacaaagacaaagaggctTGTATGGCAGAGATTCTCAAACTGAAGtccctgctcagcaccaaaagGGAACAGATCGCCACTCTCAGAGCTGTGCTCAAGGCCAACAAACAG ACCGCTGAGATCGCTCTGGCAAACCTGAAGAGTAAGTATGACAGCGAGAAGGTCATGGTGACTGAGACGATGATGAAGCTCCGCAATGAACTCAAGGCTTTGAAAGAGGATGCCGCCACATTCTCCTCTCTCCGAGCCATGTTTGCTACAAG GTGCGATGAGTATGTGACTCAGCTGGACGACATGCAGAGGCAACTGGCTGCTGCTGAGGATGAGAAGAAGACCCTGAATTCTCTGTTACGAATGGCCATCCAGCAGAAACTGGCCTTAACTCAGCGCCTAGAGGACTTAGAGTTCGATCACGAGCAGGCGCGCCGCAACAGCGCCACAGCGGTGGGAGCGAAAGGCAAAAAAAAGGGCAAGGGAGCCTCCTCCAGTCATCAT TAA
- the card19 gene encoding caspase recruitment domain family, member 19 isoform X1: MSNVRLVACMDSFLEQLIEDSAFLKAERRLDTELVDKLILQLNRIYPQILSDKEATKFRNLDVPTSVRVGELLAHLRGKGEEACKEFYRALHLHVEEVYYSLPTRLRLRDSLDPLAYPRVCKQRYVMNERGPLFFLGCFSVAVGMALLYYYSEAKLTGGSRALGMAGLGLKKKAQEVLIWYTEESLMK; this comes from the exons ATGTCAAATGTCCGTTTAGTAGCCTGTATGG ACAGTTTTCTTGAGCAGCTGATAGAGGACAGCGCCTTCCTCAAAGCTGAGCGGAGACTGGACACAGAGCTGGTGGATAAACTCAtcctgcagctcaacagaaTCTACCCGCAAATACTGTCAGACAAGGAGGCCACCAAG TTCAGAAACTTGGACGTGCCCACTAGTGTTCGAGTGGGTGAGCTCCTGGCACACCTGCGGGGGAAAGGAGAAGAGGCATGCAAGGAATTTTACAGGGCTCTTCACTTGCATGTAGAGGAGGTATACTACAGCTTACCCACACGACTCCGCCTCAGAG ATTCCTTAGATCCACTCGCATATCCACGTGTCTGCAAACAGAGATATGTTATGAACGAAAGAG GTCCCCTCTTCTTTCTGGGCTGTTTCAGCGTTGCAGTTGGAATGGCTTTACTCTATTACTACAGTG AAGCTAAACTGACGGGAGGCAGCCGGGCCCTCGGGATGGCTGGTCtgggtttgaaaaaaaaagctcaagaGGTGCTTATATGGTACACTGAAGAAAGTCTCATGAAGTAA
- the ninj1 gene encoding ninjurin-1, translated as MATENFEMNRDADRNGETEVPLRGTGRRNERPLNMNHYANKKSAAESMLDVALLMANASQLKTVLEQGSNFYVALVTLISISLILQIIVGVMLIFIVKWNLNDESMHYKLNILENIATAFVFIIVVVNVFITAFGVQQPPQSA; from the exons ATGGCTACGGAAAACTTTGAGATGAACAGGGATGCTGACCGAAACGGGGAGACTGAG gtccCGCTGCGGGGTACTGGGAGGAGGAATGAGAGACCTCTGAACATGAACCATTACGCCAATAAGAAGAGCGCAGCAGAGAGCATGCTGGATGTGGCTCTACTGATGGCTAATGCCTCACAGCTGAAAACGGTGCTGGAGCAAGGATCAAACTTCTATGTGGCCCTCGTAACTCTCATTAGCATCTCCCTCATCCTACAAATCATAGTGGGAGTTATGCTCATTTTTATAG TTAAGTGGAACTTGAATGACGAAAGCATGCACTACAAGTTGAACATCTTGGAAAACATTGCCACAGCCTTCGTCTTTATCATAGTCGTGGTCAATGTCTTCATCACAGCCTTCGGTGTCCAGCAGCCCCCCCAGAGTGCTTGA
- the card19 gene encoding caspase recruitment domain family, member 19 isoform X2, with the protein MGDSFLEQLIEDSAFLKAERRLDTELVDKLILQLNRIYPQILSDKEATKFRNLDVPTSVRVGELLAHLRGKGEEACKEFYRALHLHVEEVYYSLPTRLRLRDSLDPLAYPRVCKQRYVMNERGPLFFLGCFSVAVGMALLYYYSEAKLTGGSRALGMAGLGLKKKAQEVLIWYTEESLMK; encoded by the exons ATGGGAG ACAGTTTTCTTGAGCAGCTGATAGAGGACAGCGCCTTCCTCAAAGCTGAGCGGAGACTGGACACAGAGCTGGTGGATAAACTCAtcctgcagctcaacagaaTCTACCCGCAAATACTGTCAGACAAGGAGGCCACCAAG TTCAGAAACTTGGACGTGCCCACTAGTGTTCGAGTGGGTGAGCTCCTGGCACACCTGCGGGGGAAAGGAGAAGAGGCATGCAAGGAATTTTACAGGGCTCTTCACTTGCATGTAGAGGAGGTATACTACAGCTTACCCACACGACTCCGCCTCAGAG ATTCCTTAGATCCACTCGCATATCCACGTGTCTGCAAACAGAGATATGTTATGAACGAAAGAG GTCCCCTCTTCTTTCTGGGCTGTTTCAGCGTTGCAGTTGGAATGGCTTTACTCTATTACTACAGTG AAGCTAAACTGACGGGAGGCAGCCGGGCCCTCGGGATGGCTGGTCtgggtttgaaaaaaaaagctcaagaGGTGCTTATATGGTACACTGAAGAAAGTCTCATGAAGTAA